The following are encoded in a window of Emcibacter sp. SYSU 3D8 genomic DNA:
- the purH gene encoding bifunctional phosphoribosylaminoimidazolecarboxamide formyltransferase/IMP cyclohydrolase, protein MTDQPIRRALLSVSDKTGLVDLGRFLAGHGVEILSTGGSAKLLAEQGVPVREVADYTGFPEMMDGRVKTLHPKVHGGLLGLRDKHADAMKQHDIGAIDLLVVNLYPFEETVAKGAGFDECIENIDIGGPAMIRSAAKNHKYVTVVVDAGDYKAVIDDMTAHGGATSEATRRRLAAKAYARTASYDSAISGWFAGQLGDTFPERLTIAGTLQQTLRYGENPHQQAAFYVTGDTRPGVASARQLQGKELSYNNLNDTDAAFEAVAEFDPAESPAVVIVKHANPCGVAIAGSMAEAYRRALACDPVSAFGGIIALNNTLDGETAAEIAKIFTEVIIAPDATDQAREIIAGKKNLRLLLTGGLPDPAAPGMTVKSVAGGYLLQNRDNGRVFRDGLKVVTKRAPTEQELTDLLFAFRVCKHVKSNTIVYAKDGATVGVGAGQMSRVDSARIAARKAQDVAEAEGLAEPRTRGSVVASDAFFPFADGLLAAAEAGATAVIQPGGSMRDQEVIDAADAAGLAMVLTGMRHFRH, encoded by the coding sequence ATGACCGACCAACCCATCCGCAGGGCGCTGCTTTCCGTTTCCGACAAGACCGGCCTGGTGGATCTCGGCCGGTTCCTCGCGGGTCACGGCGTCGAGATCCTGTCGACCGGCGGCTCGGCCAAGCTGCTTGCGGAGCAGGGTGTGCCGGTGCGGGAAGTGGCGGATTATACGGGTTTCCCCGAGATGATGGATGGCCGGGTGAAGACGCTGCACCCCAAGGTCCATGGCGGCCTTCTGGGCCTGCGGGACAAGCATGCCGACGCCATGAAGCAGCACGACATCGGCGCCATCGACCTGCTGGTGGTCAACCTCTATCCGTTCGAAGAGACGGTGGCGAAGGGCGCCGGGTTCGACGAGTGCATCGAGAACATCGACATCGGCGGCCCGGCCATGATCCGCTCGGCAGCCAAGAACCACAAATACGTGACCGTCGTTGTCGACGCCGGTGACTACAAGGCGGTGATCGACGACATGACCGCCCATGGCGGCGCGACCAGCGAGGCAACCCGCCGCCGGCTCGCGGCCAAGGCTTATGCGCGCACAGCCTCATACGATTCGGCCATTTCGGGCTGGTTCGCCGGCCAGCTCGGCGACACCTTCCCCGAGCGGCTGACGATCGCCGGCACGCTGCAGCAGACCCTGCGCTACGGCGAGAATCCGCACCAGCAGGCCGCCTTCTATGTCACCGGCGACACACGGCCCGGCGTTGCCTCCGCGCGTCAGCTTCAGGGCAAGGAACTCAGCTACAACAACCTCAACGACACCGACGCCGCCTTTGAGGCGGTGGCCGAGTTCGACCCGGCCGAATCGCCCGCCGTGGTCATCGTCAAGCACGCCAATCCCTGCGGTGTCGCCATCGCCGGCAGCATGGCCGAGGCCTATCGCCGGGCGCTCGCCTGCGATCCGGTCAGCGCGTTCGGCGGCATCATCGCCCTCAACAACACGCTCGACGGCGAGACCGCGGCCGAGATCGCCAAGATCTTCACCGAGGTGATCATCGCCCCCGACGCGACGGACCAGGCGCGCGAGATCATCGCCGGCAAGAAGAACCTGCGCCTGTTGCTGACCGGCGGCCTGCCAGATCCGGCGGCGCCGGGCATGACGGTGAAGTCGGTGGCCGGCGGGTACCTGCTGCAGAACCGCGACAACGGCCGGGTGTTCCGTGACGGCCTGAAGGTGGTCACGAAGCGCGCGCCGACCGAGCAGGAGCTGACCGACCTGCTGTTCGCCTTTCGCGTCTGCAAGCACGTCAAGTCGAACACGATCGTCTATGCGAAGGACGGCGCCACGGTCGGCGTCGGCGCCGGCCAGATGAGCCGGGTCGATTCAGCCCGGATCGCTGCCAGGAAAGCGCAGGACGTTGCCGAGGCCGAAGGTCTGGCCGAGCCCCGCACCAGGGGTTCGGTGGTCGCCTCCGACGCCTTCTTCCCCTTCGCCGACGGCCTGCTGGCCGCCGCCGAGGCGGGCGCGACGGCGGTGATCCAGCCGGGCGGCTCCATGCGCGACCAGGAAGTGATCGATGCGGCCGACGCTGCCGGCCTGGCGATGGTCCTGACCGGGATGCGGCACTTCCGCCATTAG
- a CDS encoding NAD-glutamate dehydrogenase, producing MDNRWDRKQQHLDRIGDLARDGLDDAEAAPFLDFMSRFFAGVTPEDLLDRRPESLFALALSLWRFAATRAPGVAKVQAFNPSMEESGWQDRHTVVEIVNDDMPFLVDSVTAELARQGREITLLVHPVITVERDVAGQRTPNGLGYMESYIYLEIDQQTSPESIQAIETGVSAVLADARTTFEDWQPMLARLRAAIDDLQARPGPAPKEEVQEAVDFLNWLADDNFTFLGFREYDFADRNGEWHAITDPQEGLGLIRDPEFPMLREHGADSLLPRTARAFLDHPVPLIIGKAHQRSTVHRPVQLDYVGVKRYDDDGKLIGERRFIGMFTSLAYTMSPKSIPVLRRKAAIVTQRAGFSRYSHDGKIFANILHAYPRDELFQIEPDELYETAIGILRLLERPHAKSFIRMDPYGGFASVQVFIPKDAFTDDRRRRIAALFADALGGEIASENLQIGDSPLARLHLLVSLAPGPMPKVEVDDLDDQVTQIIRTWRDQLKDSLRDHFGDERGNLLWNRYADGVSLAYCDAYEPELAVHDIEKLDQLTGPESRGFNVYRRVGDHANVLRVKIYHASHLVPLSDVLPKLENLGLRVMEEQAYPVSPSGEDREAWIHDILLQDAAGTEHRLRSVKQPLEEALVEMWDGSVEDDSLNQLMLHTDLGWRQIVVLRAYLKYMRQAGTNFTQTYLRKSLTANPEIVGNLVALFAARFDPAADHSEAGAIARRIELQLEAVQSLDEDRIIRRIVNLIRSTLRTNYYQLGTDGKHKPYLSLKLDSQMVEGLPKPRPMVEVFVYAPWTEGVHLRGGNVARGGIRWSDRPEDFRTEILGLMKAQMVKNSVIVPDGAKGGFVPKRLPEAGTREEIQAEGIRCYRTLMAGLLDITDNIVGGQVVPPDHVVRYDEDDPYLVVAADKGTASFSDIANEISVQYGFWLGDAFASGGSNGYDHKKMGITARGAWISVQRHFRELGIDVQTQPVSVVGIGDMSGDVFGNGLLLSRAVKLVAAFDHRHVFIDPAPDPETSFEERRRLFDLPRSSWADYNAALISEGGGIFARSVKAIALTPQIKALTGLDADTATPAELIHALLKADADLLWVGGIGTYVKASDETSSEVGDRANDTIRINGRDLRFKVVGEGGNLGFTQRGRIEYAQKGGRLNTDAVDNSAGVNCSDYEVNIKILLNAVVADGDMTGKQRNALLVEMTGDVASLVLATNYRQTETLSTTVARAAEQLDAQARFMHRLEHEGSLERPVEFLPDDEEIARRHATGEGLTRPELAVLMAYAKNSLKRRLARSDLPDDPWICNDLIAYFPPAMRERFTDRIKEHQLRRNIIAMTVGNEIVNRAGITFVTRVAEESGAPVDQIATAYIVAREVMGLQALWDDIDRLDNTVPADVQTGMIIEVKELLHRMSSWFLTHLGLPLDIRTVVERFQPGVQALLASKALLELSSGDAIAEQVSLLAAKGVPADLAHRIASLEPMLSAPDIVLLKERDTVPLDEIASAYFAVGARTGLDWLRGATDMVVTSDHWDRLALGSIVDDLYDQQRELTGMALAEGGLEPWADHHAKALDRARELIAEMQSSGSITVGKLGYVARQIRGVFASI from the coding sequence ATGGACAACCGTTGGGACCGGAAGCAGCAGCATCTGGACCGCATCGGCGACCTGGCCAGGGATGGCCTGGACGACGCCGAGGCGGCGCCCTTTCTTGACTTCATGTCGCGCTTTTTCGCGGGCGTTACGCCAGAAGACCTGCTGGACCGGCGTCCCGAGAGCCTGTTCGCGCTCGCTCTGTCGCTGTGGCGCTTCGCCGCCACCCGCGCGCCCGGCGTCGCCAAGGTGCAGGCGTTCAATCCGTCCATGGAGGAGTCCGGCTGGCAGGATCGCCACACCGTTGTCGAGATCGTCAACGATGACATGCCCTTTCTGGTCGACTCGGTCACCGCCGAACTGGCGCGCCAGGGCCGGGAGATCACCCTGCTGGTGCATCCGGTGATCACGGTAGAGCGTGACGTGGCCGGCCAGCGCACGCCGAACGGCCTGGGCTACATGGAATCCTACATCTATCTCGAGATCGACCAGCAGACGTCCCCCGAGTCGATCCAGGCGATCGAGACGGGCGTCAGCGCGGTGCTGGCCGACGCCCGCACCACCTTCGAGGACTGGCAGCCCATGCTCGCCAGGCTCAGGGCGGCGATCGACGACCTGCAGGCCCGGCCCGGCCCGGCCCCGAAGGAAGAGGTCCAGGAAGCGGTGGACTTCCTCAACTGGCTGGCCGACGACAATTTCACCTTTCTGGGCTTTCGCGAATACGACTTCGCCGACCGCAACGGCGAATGGCACGCGATCACCGATCCGCAGGAAGGGCTGGGGCTGATTCGCGATCCCGAATTCCCGATGCTGCGCGAGCACGGCGCGGATTCACTGCTGCCGCGCACCGCCCGTGCGTTTCTCGACCATCCCGTGCCGCTGATCATCGGCAAGGCGCACCAGCGATCGACGGTGCATCGGCCGGTGCAGCTCGATTACGTCGGCGTGAAGCGCTACGACGATGATGGCAAGCTGATCGGCGAGCGGCGCTTCATCGGCATGTTCACCTCGCTTGCCTACACCATGTCGCCCAAGTCGATCCCGGTGCTGCGCCGCAAGGCGGCGATCGTCACCCAGCGTGCCGGGTTCAGCCGGTATAGCCACGATGGCAAGATTTTCGCCAACATCCTGCATGCCTATCCGCGCGATGAACTCTTCCAGATCGAGCCGGACGAGCTTTACGAGACGGCGATCGGCATCCTGCGCCTGCTGGAGCGGCCGCACGCCAAATCGTTCATCCGCATGGACCCCTATGGCGGCTTCGCGTCGGTACAGGTGTTCATTCCCAAGGACGCCTTCACGGACGACCGCCGCCGCCGCATCGCGGCGCTGTTCGCTGACGCACTGGGGGGCGAAATCGCCTCGGAAAACCTGCAGATCGGCGATTCCCCGCTGGCGCGCCTGCATCTCCTGGTCAGCCTTGCCCCTGGGCCGATGCCCAAGGTCGAGGTGGACGACCTCGATGATCAGGTTACCCAGATCATCCGTACCTGGCGGGACCAGCTGAAGGACAGCCTGCGCGATCACTTCGGCGACGAGCGCGGCAATCTGCTCTGGAACCGGTACGCCGACGGCGTCAGCCTGGCCTATTGCGACGCCTACGAGCCCGAGCTGGCGGTCCACGACATCGAGAAGCTGGACCAGCTGACCGGCCCCGAATCCCGTGGCTTCAACGTCTATCGTCGCGTTGGCGACCACGCGAACGTGCTGCGGGTGAAAATCTACCACGCCAGCCACCTCGTGCCGCTGAGCGACGTCCTGCCCAAGCTGGAGAATCTGGGCCTGCGGGTCATGGAGGAACAGGCCTATCCGGTCAGCCCAAGCGGCGAAGACCGCGAGGCCTGGATTCACGACATCCTGCTGCAGGACGCAGCCGGCACGGAGCATCGCCTGCGCAGCGTCAAGCAGCCGCTCGAGGAGGCGCTGGTCGAGATGTGGGATGGCTCGGTGGAGGACGACAGCCTCAACCAGCTGATGCTGCATACCGATCTGGGCTGGCGCCAGATCGTGGTCCTGCGCGCCTACCTGAAATATATGCGGCAGGCAGGCACCAACTTCACGCAAACCTATCTGCGCAAATCGCTGACCGCCAATCCCGAGATCGTCGGTAACCTGGTGGCCCTGTTCGCCGCCCGCTTCGATCCCGCCGCCGACCATTCAGAAGCCGGCGCCATCGCCCGCCGGATCGAGCTGCAGCTGGAGGCGGTACAGAGCCTGGACGAAGACCGCATCATCCGGCGCATCGTCAACCTGATCCGGTCGACCTTGCGCACCAACTATTACCAGCTCGGCACCGATGGAAAGCACAAGCCCTATCTGTCGCTGAAGCTGGACAGCCAGATGGTCGAGGGATTGCCCAAGCCAAGACCGATGGTGGAGGTCTTCGTCTATGCGCCGTGGACGGAAGGTGTCCACCTTCGCGGCGGCAACGTCGCGCGCGGCGGTATCCGCTGGTCGGATCGGCCGGAGGATTTCCGCACCGAAATCCTCGGCCTGATGAAAGCCCAGATGGTGAAGAATTCGGTGATCGTGCCGGATGGCGCCAAGGGCGGATTCGTCCCCAAACGCCTGCCGGAGGCCGGTACGCGCGAGGAAATCCAGGCCGAGGGGATTCGCTGCTACCGTACGCTGATGGCAGGCCTGCTGGACATTACCGACAACATCGTCGGCGGACAGGTGGTCCCGCCCGACCATGTCGTGCGCTATGACGAGGACGATCCCTATCTCGTCGTCGCCGCCGATAAGGGCACGGCCAGCTTCTCGGACATCGCCAACGAGATCTCGGTCCAATATGGCTTCTGGCTTGGCGACGCTTTCGCCTCGGGCGGCAGCAACGGCTATGACCACAAGAAGATGGGCATCACCGCCCGCGGCGCCTGGATCAGCGTCCAGCGCCACTTTCGCGAACTCGGCATCGACGTGCAGACCCAGCCGGTCAGCGTGGTTGGAATCGGCGACATGTCAGGCGACGTGTTCGGCAATGGCCTGTTGTTGTCCCGGGCCGTGAAACTGGTGGCTGCGTTCGACCACCGGCACGTCTTCATCGACCCCGCGCCCGATCCCGAGACCAGCTTCGAGGAGCGCAGGCGCCTGTTCGACCTGCCCCGGTCGAGCTGGGCCGACTACAATGCCGCACTGATCTCGGAAGGCGGAGGCATTTTCGCCCGGTCGGTCAAGGCAATCGCGCTGACACCCCAGATCAAGGCGCTGACCGGCCTCGACGCCGACACCGCCACCCCCGCAGAGTTGATCCATGCGCTGCTCAAGGCCGACGCCGACCTGCTCTGGGTGGGCGGCATCGGAACGTACGTCAAGGCAAGCGATGAGACCAGTAGCGAGGTTGGCGACCGTGCCAATGACACGATCAGGATCAACGGCCGGGATCTCCGCTTCAAGGTTGTCGGCGAAGGCGGCAATCTGGGTTTTACCCAGCGCGGGCGCATCGAATATGCCCAGAAGGGCGGGCGGCTGAACACTGACGCAGTCGACAACTCGGCCGGCGTGAACTGCTCGGACTACGAGGTCAACATCAAGATCCTGCTGAACGCGGTGGTCGCCGACGGCGACATGACCGGAAAGCAGCGCAACGCCCTGCTGGTCGAGATGACCGGGGACGTGGCCTCACTGGTCCTGGCCACCAACTACCGGCAGACCGAGACGCTTTCCACCACGGTGGCCCGCGCCGCCGAACAGCTCGACGCCCAGGCGCGGTTCATGCACCGGCTGGAGCACGAGGGTTCGCTGGAGCGGCCGGTGGAGTTCCTGCCCGACGACGAGGAGATCGCGCGGCGTCATGCCACCGGCGAGGGACTGACCCGGCCCGAACTGGCGGTGCTGATGGCCTATGCCAAGAACTCGCTGAAGCGGCGCCTCGCCCGCAGCGACCTGCCCGACGATCCCTGGATCTGCAACGACCTGATCGCCTATTTCCCGCCCGCCATGCGCGAGCGTTTCACCGACAGGATCAAGGAGCATCAGCTCCGGCGGAACATCATCGCCATGACGGTCGGCAACGAGATCGTCAACCGGGCCGGCATCACCTTCGTCACCCGGGTGGCCGAGGAAAGCGGCGCGCCGGTCGACCAGATCGCCACTGCCTACATCGTCGCCCGCGAGGTGATGGGCCTGCAGGCGCTGTGGGACGACATCGACCGGCTGGACAACACCGTGCCGGCCGATGTGCAGACCGGCATGATCATCGAGGTCAAGGAGCTGCTGCACCGCATGTCCAGCTGGTTCCTGACGCATCTGGGCCTGCCGCTCGACATCCGCACCGTGGTCGAGCGCTTCCAGCCCGGCGTACAGGCATTGCTGGCCTCGAAAGCATTGCTGGAGTTGAGCAGCGGCGACGCCATTGCCGAGCAGGTCAGCCTGCTGGCCGCCAAGGGCGTGCCGGCCGACCTGGCGCACCGGATCGCCAGCCTCGAGCCCATGCTCTCGGCGCCCGACATCGTTCTGCTGAAGGAACGCGATACGGTCCCGCTGGACGAAATCGCCAGCGCCTATTTCGCCGTCGGGGCGCGCACCGGACTGGACTGGCTGCGCGGCGCCACCGACATGGTCGTCACGAGTGACCATTGGGACCGGCTGGCGCTGGGCAGCATCGTCGACGACCTTTACGACCAGCAGCGCGAGCTGACTGGCATGGCGCTCGCCGAAGGCGGCCTCGAGCCGTGGGCCGACCACCATGCCAAGGCGCTTGACCGCGCCCGGGAACTGATCGCCGAGATGCAATCGAGCGGCAGCATCACCGTCGGCAAGCTGGGTTATGTGGCCCGCCAGATCAGGGGCGTGTTCGCGTCGATCTGA
- a CDS encoding monovalent cation:proton antiporter-2 (CPA2) family protein has protein sequence MPDMPAVHETGLPFLTELLTFLVTAIVVVPVSRMLRISPIIGFLGVGVLVGPSALGIARDAERIEALAELGVVFLMFTIGLDLSLERLWKARRYVFGMGALQLFGCATVIGGLAFMWGNSWGASVLLGLSMGLSSTAMVMQLLIERGQLSSRAGRTSFAILLFQDLAVVPILFLAGLLSARGGVSDFSGFALAMGKAALAVASILVLGRLLVRPLFRRVAALRSPELFMALTLLAILGTAVATFHAGLSMALGAFLAGMLLAESEFRHQIDANIQPFKGLLLGLFFISVGMRIDLSMIVDDWGRIGAAVVGLYAVKAAVITALALAWRHTLPQALQVGFNLGQGGEFAFVVIAAALAGAVIAPETAQFMLVVTGLSIAVTPFAGLLGEWITRKAAEGGSPDPAGAAPGELADLEDHVVIAGFGRVGRTVAGLLADRKVPYVALDSNPESVSALHRTGLPVFLGDARRPEVLEAVRASQASALVITLDDPRSVQETLAAAHQHWPRLRIFVRARDTEHARELMAGGACQAVPEMIESSLQLAAEVLLDRGIPADAVTPLVEQVRGQVYDDIRPKDSRPA, from the coding sequence ATGCCAGACATGCCCGCTGTTCACGAGACCGGCCTGCCGTTTCTGACCGAGCTGCTGACGTTTCTCGTGACCGCCATCGTCGTCGTGCCCGTCTCGCGGATGCTCAGGATCAGCCCGATCATCGGCTTCCTGGGGGTGGGCGTTCTGGTTGGTCCTTCGGCACTGGGAATCGCCCGCGATGCCGAGCGGATCGAGGCGCTGGCCGAACTGGGTGTCGTGTTCCTGATGTTCACCATCGGCCTCGATCTGTCGCTGGAGCGGCTGTGGAAGGCGCGCCGCTATGTGTTCGGCATGGGTGCATTGCAGCTGTTCGGTTGCGCCACAGTGATCGGCGGACTGGCCTTCATGTGGGGGAATTCCTGGGGCGCCAGCGTGCTGCTGGGATTGAGCATGGGGTTGTCATCGACCGCCATGGTGATGCAGCTGCTGATCGAGCGGGGGCAACTTTCGTCCCGCGCCGGCCGTACCAGCTTTGCGATCCTGTTGTTCCAGGATCTTGCGGTGGTGCCGATCCTGTTCCTGGCCGGGCTTCTCAGCGCCCGGGGCGGCGTGTCGGACTTTTCCGGATTCGCCCTCGCGATGGGCAAGGCGGCGCTGGCCGTTGCGAGCATCCTGGTGCTTGGACGGCTGCTGGTGCGGCCATTGTTCCGGCGTGTGGCCGCGCTACGAAGCCCGGAACTGTTCATGGCCCTGACCCTGCTCGCCATTCTGGGCACAGCGGTCGCCACCTTTCATGCCGGGCTGTCCATGGCGCTGGGTGCGTTTCTCGCCGGCATGTTGCTCGCCGAAAGCGAATTCCGCCATCAGATCGACGCCAACATCCAGCCGTTCAAAGGCCTGCTGCTCGGCCTGTTCTTCATCTCGGTCGGCATGCGGATCGATTTGTCGATGATCGTCGACGACTGGGGCAGGATTGGCGCTGCGGTCGTGGGGCTCTATGCCGTCAAGGCGGCGGTGATCACGGCGCTGGCGCTGGCCTGGCGGCACACCCTGCCGCAGGCGCTGCAGGTCGGTTTCAATCTGGGGCAGGGCGGTGAATTCGCGTTCGTCGTCATCGCGGCGGCCCTTGCGGGCGCCGTCATCGCCCCGGAGACCGCACAGTTCATGCTGGTGGTGACGGGACTCAGCATTGCCGTGACGCCGTTCGCCGGACTGCTTGGGGAATGGATCACGCGCAAGGCCGCCGAGGGCGGTTCGCCCGACCCGGCCGGCGCCGCACCGGGTGAACTGGCGGATCTCGAGGACCATGTGGTGATCGCCGGCTTTGGCCGCGTTGGCCGTACGGTCGCGGGACTGCTGGCCGACCGCAAGGTGCCCTATGTGGCGCTCGACTCGAATCCGGAAAGCGTTTCGGCGCTGCACCGGACAGGCTTGCCGGTGTTCCTGGGCGATGCGCGGCGGCCTGAGGTGCTCGAGGCGGTGCGCGCCAGCCAGGCATCGGCGCTGGTTATCACCCTCGACGATCCTCGTAGCGTGCAGGAGACGCTCGCGGCGGCGCATCAGCACTGGCCGCGCCTCCGCATTTTCGTGCGCGCCAGGGATACGGAACATGCGCGTGAGTTGATGGCCGGCGGCGCGTGCCAGGCGGTGCCCGAAATGATCGAGTCCAGCTTGCAACTCGCCGCCGAGGTGCTGCTCGACAGGGGTATTCCGGCCGACGCGGTGACGCCGCTGGTCGAGCAGGTCCGCGGCCAGGTCTATGACGACATCAGGCCGAAAGACTCCCGGCCCGCCTAG
- a CDS encoding asparagine synthase-related protein, producing MRLPEFLAVIHAEGGEAAALALADRHAPSSVTRLRLAEGGLLLCRWDDRPVPPHGAIAVVDGTGGAPERALPRALIDTDGAPAGLVAAASQHRSYLWLGDDRRLACWTDHLGTSRVYRTYADGCQLLSDDPVLLAGADAVPDLSAIGSFLVNGHLVRNRTLFAAVDCLPLASCVSLSVQESASRPYWRHRPGSDIGADMREAAREMWSRITAATLGYAEGRHVVISLSGGNDSTSLLGILHGAGHPVSAFSFAVGEPRPGSDADVARRRAAFLGIEHKIHRFDQDFDIAGMLRSHVQDGLIMRKPCFEVSAYERAGADAAAHSGGAVMYFGDEAFGQGAFCVGTEHELLGSAALKSPDILSRFAPHLSADIRSQLAASLWEDYAQILAQPRMRANEDTKDMLFLDTYLRANMVEMRRQAAARRSPVALPFLDLSVIDMARHIPAGLRIGKRLFNEVVQGKLPDLFRIQGARNPQGQPVIGDEIRRQKALLHTAIGQLDRGIPGVISPAEMSAALDTICDTPAAPLSRPRTVGRSALRIVIKSGLLPRSVVNALRRRYWNRFNAGADRAVLLMRALHLAMTFDGLPARHEAAAPRPRRAGSLSA from the coding sequence TTGCGCTTGCCTGAATTCCTGGCGGTTATCCACGCGGAAGGCGGCGAAGCCGCGGCGCTGGCGCTTGCAGACCGGCACGCGCCGTCGTCGGTTACCCGGCTTCGCCTTGCCGAAGGCGGCCTGCTGCTCTGCCGCTGGGACGACAGGCCGGTTCCGCCGCACGGTGCGATCGCGGTCGTCGACGGCACCGGCGGCGCACCGGAAAGGGCGCTGCCCCGCGCCCTGATCGATACGGACGGCGCACCCGCCGGGCTGGTGGCGGCGGCCAGCCAGCACCGCAGCTATCTGTGGCTCGGCGACGACCGCCGTCTGGCCTGCTGGACCGATCATCTCGGCACCTCCCGCGTCTACCGGACCTACGCGGATGGGTGCCAGCTGCTGAGCGACGATCCCGTTTTGCTCGCCGGCGCCGATGCCGTGCCCGACCTGTCCGCCATCGGCAGCTTCCTGGTCAACGGACACCTGGTAAGGAACCGCACGCTGTTCGCCGCGGTAGATTGTCTTCCCCTGGCCAGCTGCGTGAGCCTTTCCGTGCAGGAAAGCGCCTCCAGGCCGTACTGGCGCCATCGCCCCGGATCGGACATCGGGGCCGACATGCGGGAAGCGGCGCGCGAGATGTGGAGCCGGATCACCGCCGCCACTCTTGGATATGCCGAGGGACGGCATGTCGTGATCTCGCTGTCCGGCGGCAACGACTCCACCTCCCTGCTCGGGATCCTCCATGGCGCGGGACATCCGGTCAGCGCCTTCTCGTTCGCCGTGGGCGAGCCACGGCCCGGATCGGATGCCGATGTCGCGCGGCGGCGTGCCGCGTTCCTTGGCATTGAACACAAGATTCACCGCTTCGATCAGGATTTCGATATTGCCGGCATGCTGCGCTCGCACGTGCAGGACGGCCTGATTATGAGAAAGCCCTGCTTCGAGGTCAGCGCCTATGAGCGCGCCGGCGCCGATGCCGCGGCGCATAGTGGCGGCGCAGTCATGTATTTCGGCGACGAGGCATTCGGCCAGGGCGCCTTTTGCGTCGGCACCGAACACGAGCTGCTGGGCTCGGCCGCGCTGAAGTCGCCGGACATCCTGTCCCGGTTCGCGCCGCATCTCTCCGCCGACATCAGGTCGCAGCTCGCCGCGTCGTTATGGGAGGACTATGCCCAGATCCTCGCCCAGCCGCGAATGCGCGCGAACGAGGACACCAAGGACATGCTGTTCCTCGACACCTATCTGCGCGCCAATATGGTCGAGATGCGGCGCCAGGCGGCGGCGCGCCGTTCGCCTGTCGCGTTGCCATTCCTGGACCTGTCGGTGATCGACATGGCGCGGCATATTCCGGCCGGTCTGCGTATCGGCAAGCGCCTGTTCAATGAGGTGGTGCAGGGGAAGTTGCCCGATCTTTTCCGGATCCAGGGCGCGCGGAACCCGCAGGGTCAGCCGGTCATCGGCGACGAAATCCGGCGGCAGAAGGCCTTGCTGCACACGGCAATCGGCCAGCTGGACCGCGGTATTCCGGGCGTGATCTCGCCGGCCGAAATGTCGGCTGCGCTCGACACGATCTGCGACACGCCGGCGGCACCGCTGTCACGGCCCCGAACGGTCGGCAGGTCGGCGCTGCGTATTGTCATCAAGAGCGGCCTGCTCCCGCGCAGCGTGGTCAATGCATTGCGCCGGCGGTACTGGAACCGATTCAACGCGGGTGCCGACCGCGCCGTGCTGCTGATGCGCGCGCTGCACCTCGCCATGACTTTCGACGGACTGCCTGCGCGGCACGAGGCTGCGGCGCCCAGACCTAGGCGGGCCGGGAGTCTTTCGGCCTGA